A single window of Vicinamibacteria bacterium DNA harbors:
- a CDS encoding polymer-forming cytoskeletal protein, translating to MKRKGEPGGDLSGFLDKGTEFHGDLTFQDTLSIYGKFEGTIRSGGLLVVGESAEVNAQIEVARISVRGRLKGSVRATERVELHEPARCECSFDTKVLVVSEGAQFDGQCTMQGARSAPRDVASDKVKRFVPSE from the coding sequence GTGAAACGAAAAGGCGAGCCAGGAGGGGACTTGTCAGGGTTCCTCGACAAAGGGACGGAGTTCCACGGCGATTTGACTTTTCAAGACACTCTCAGCATCTACGGGAAGTTCGAAGGGACGATTCGTTCGGGTGGGCTCCTCGTGGTGGGCGAGTCGGCGGAGGTGAACGCCCAGATCGAGGTGGCCAGAATCTCGGTGAGAGGCCGACTCAAGGGTAGTGTCCGGGCGACCGAACGGGTCGAGCTCCACGAGCCGGCGCGATGCGAGTGCAGTTTCGACACGAAGGTTCTCGTCGTCAGCGAAGGGGCGCAGTTCGACGGACAGTGCACCATGCAGGGCGCGCGAAGCGCTCCCCGGGACGTCGCGTCTGACAAAGTGAAGCGGTTTGTCCCTTCAGAATGA
- a CDS encoding ParB/RepB/Spo0J family partition protein: protein MKRKALGKGLAALLPDTASPGDGGQLAQVAVELIDPNPNQPRQHIDAQKLEELAHSMTQQGVVQPLVVRRTGARYQIIAGERRWRAAQKAGLATLPVLVREVSDAEALEVALVENIQREELNPIEEASAYRRLISELGYSQEQVANRVGKDRSTVANLLRLLRLPREIRMLIGEQKLSPGHARPLLALTSPDTQVAIAKEIVDRGLSVRDVERRVSAAGKAMAGAGARKQSQDANTRDAEKRLEQALGTKVRIVRQGKRGRVEIDFHTEDQLQRLYDGLLAAAPSLRTGRGSKG, encoded by the coding sequence ATGAAGCGCAAAGCGTTGGGTAAGGGTCTCGCCGCGCTGCTGCCGGACACCGCCTCTCCCGGCGACGGCGGGCAGCTCGCCCAGGTTGCCGTGGAGCTCATCGACCCCAATCCAAACCAGCCACGGCAGCACATCGATGCGCAAAAACTCGAAGAGCTCGCGCACTCGATGACTCAGCAAGGGGTGGTTCAGCCGCTCGTGGTTCGGCGCACCGGCGCCCGTTATCAAATCATCGCGGGAGAGAGGCGGTGGCGGGCAGCCCAGAAAGCGGGGCTTGCGACGCTGCCGGTGCTCGTCCGGGAAGTATCCGACGCCGAAGCCCTCGAGGTCGCCCTCGTCGAGAACATCCAGCGCGAGGAGCTCAATCCGATCGAGGAGGCGTCGGCCTACCGCCGCCTAATCTCCGAGCTCGGGTACTCTCAGGAGCAGGTCGCCAACCGCGTGGGGAAGGATCGGTCGACGGTGGCCAATCTGTTACGCCTGCTACGTCTTCCCCGAGAGATTCGGATGCTCATCGGCGAGCAAAAACTGTCCCCAGGCCACGCGCGACCTCTGCTTGCGCTCACGTCTCCCGACACCCAAGTGGCCATCGCCAAGGAGATCGTCGATCGCGGACTGAGCGTTCGCGACGTGGAGCGTCGAGTCAGCGCCGCCGGCAAGGCCATGGCTGGTGCCGGCGCCCGTAAGCAGAGCCAGGATGCCAACACCCGGGACGCCGAGAAGCGGCTCGAGCAGGCGCTCGGCACCAAGGTGCGAATCGTTCGCCAGGGCAAGCGCGGGCGAGTCGAGATAGACTTCCACACCGAAGACCAGCTTCAGCGCCTTTACGACGGGCTGCTCGCGGCGGCTCCTTCGCTGCGGACGGGTCGCGGCAGCAAGGGCTGA
- a CDS encoding ParA family protein: MAHTVAIANQKGGVGKTTTAISVSSSVAVAEKKALVVDMDPQANLTSGLGMEPAASRPTVYRGLIQGTPAQEIIRDTQLETLKLMPSERNLTGAELELVDQPRREYRLRELLAPVAPAFDYVFIDCPPSLGLLTLNALVAADSVLIPLQCEFFALAGVTELLSTVERVRSAFNPDLRIEGIVFTMVDERTNLTNQVMEDVRDNFPGVVFTTVIPRNIRLAEAPSFGKPILLYDIRSKGAEAYLSLTREILSHEAQSVG; this comes from the coding sequence ATGGCCCACACGGTCGCGATCGCCAATCAAAAAGGCGGTGTCGGCAAGACGACCACCGCAATCAGTGTGAGCTCATCGGTTGCTGTAGCGGAGAAAAAGGCCCTCGTGGTCGACATGGATCCGCAGGCGAATCTGACGTCCGGCCTCGGCATGGAGCCGGCGGCGAGCCGGCCGACCGTGTACCGTGGACTCATCCAAGGGACTCCCGCCCAGGAGATTATTCGGGACACGCAGCTCGAGACGCTGAAGTTGATGCCGTCGGAGAGGAATCTTACCGGTGCGGAGCTCGAGCTCGTCGACCAGCCCCGGAGAGAATACCGCCTCAGGGAGCTTCTCGCTCCGGTCGCGCCCGCGTTCGACTACGTGTTCATCGACTGCCCACCCTCACTCGGCCTCCTGACTCTCAACGCCCTGGTCGCGGCAGACTCGGTGCTGATACCGCTGCAATGTGAGTTCTTTGCGCTCGCCGGCGTCACCGAGCTCTTGTCGACGGTGGAGCGTGTCCGGTCGGCCTTCAATCCGGACCTGCGCATCGAGGGCATCGTCTTCACGATGGTAGACGAGCGAACGAACCTGACGAATCAGGTCATGGAGGACGTCCGAGACAATTTTCCCGGTGTCGTCTTCACGACTGTGATTCCGCGAAACATTCGTCTCGCCGAGGCGCCATCATTCGGCAAACCGATCCTGCTCTATGACATCCGCTCGAAGGGTGCCGAGGCCTATCTGTCGTTGACCCGGGAGATCCTCTCGCATGAAGCGCAAAGCGTTGGGTAA
- a CDS encoding RsmG family class I SAM-dependent methyltransferase, which produces MRRKGKLNRWFREVGTEGFPAGWMERAEALDDLLEKWSARISLSGLSGEEQRAQRYFAEAFAARKYVPLTGTALDIGSGAGSPALPLAIVTPELEWVLLESRRLKAGFLREAVRLLCLENVRVETGRFDDSWVGGGYDIVTTRGVKLRGEMLDNVESRLASGGRHLWFSSESILKDAARRLEERPALRVEGPMRLLPAGNVKSGWLLVCERVPEPGCFT; this is translated from the coding sequence GTGAGGCGAAAAGGGAAGCTGAATCGGTGGTTTCGAGAGGTTGGTACCGAAGGATTCCCGGCGGGGTGGATGGAGCGCGCCGAGGCCCTCGATGACCTGTTGGAGAAATGGTCGGCCCGCATCTCGCTGAGCGGTCTGAGCGGGGAAGAGCAAAGAGCGCAACGCTATTTCGCCGAAGCCTTCGCGGCAAGGAAGTACGTTCCTTTGACCGGGACGGCGCTCGATATCGGCTCGGGGGCCGGAAGCCCCGCGCTTCCGCTCGCAATTGTGACTCCGGAGCTGGAATGGGTTCTGTTGGAGTCGAGAAGGCTGAAGGCTGGTTTCCTTCGGGAGGCCGTTCGATTGCTTTGCCTCGAGAACGTTCGGGTGGAGACGGGACGCTTCGACGATTCTTGGGTGGGTGGTGGGTACGACATCGTGACGACTCGAGGGGTCAAACTCAGGGGAGAGATGTTGGACAATGTCGAGTCGCGGCTCGCGAGTGGGGGTAGGCACCTCTGGTTCAGCAGCGAAAGTATCCTGAAAGACGCGGCGCGCCGGTTGGAGGAGCGGCCGGCGCTCCGGGTCGAGGGACCCATGCGACTTCTCCCGGCCGGTAACGTGAAGAGCGGCTGGCTGCTGGTCTGTGAGCGGGTCCCGGAGCCGGGATGTTTCACGTGA
- a CDS encoding R3H domain-containing nucleic acid-binding protein: MSTEAMDSDEGNSLSGEVQEFTSRMVACLDWDLAVSVSGGEGDDNDTVHVELSGEDREIVVRNRAEILEVIQYLLNRIFARQLGDGRVIVDCDGFRARKEAELIEIANRVSERVRLTGRKEELGLMNPYERRIVHLALAEKQGVRTESAGDGLMKRVVIHPA; encoded by the coding sequence GTGTCGACGGAAGCTATGGATAGCGACGAAGGAAATTCTTTGTCGGGGGAGGTCCAGGAGTTCACGTCGCGAATGGTCGCGTGTCTCGACTGGGACCTCGCGGTCTCCGTTTCCGGCGGGGAGGGGGACGACAACGACACGGTGCACGTGGAGCTTTCGGGAGAGGATCGTGAGATCGTGGTTCGGAATCGGGCCGAGATCCTGGAAGTGATTCAGTATCTTCTCAATCGAATCTTCGCCCGCCAGCTCGGAGACGGCCGCGTCATCGTCGATTGCGACGGATTCCGGGCGCGCAAGGAGGCCGAGTTGATTGAGATTGCGAACCGAGTCTCCGAGCGAGTTCGGCTTACGGGAAGGAAGGAAGAGCTCGGGTTGATGAACCCTTACGAACGCCGGATCGTTCACCTCGCCCTAGCGGAGAAGCAAGGGGTTCGCACCGAGAGCGCGGGTGACGGGCTCATGAAGCGTGTCGTCATCCACCCGGCGTAA
- the yidC gene encoding membrane protein insertase YidC, with product MEKRLLLFFALTFLIVSLWYRVFPPDVPREVVGPAPAVASESPVADLDSSDRPDVSKSQEGVTSGDVAPEVSAKVEESIVVETDVLRLEFSNRGGHLVSARLRQYEDAEGEPHELVAIEAAAESGLYPLDVRLDDSTRTEAARRGLYRVEGPRRVELRGKQSAEVSFEWADGRGFRVRKAIRVSGDRYDLDVTVSVTEQGEPLAKEVLFGPGLGRQANQSRYMDVEKGVVASRGEVALFAAGDVEEGEGRGVSVSAVGVASHYFAALMLPDDDGLYGSRLEKMNVPFSEGAERTVITAALEAPRGPASFQLFLGPKKLELLEAMRPGLSEIIEFGWMRYPALLLRTALMKIHEIVGNYGWAIVLLTVVINIVLVPLKHYSFVSMRRMQKLAPQIQRIRDRYRKVKPTDPRYQQMNQEIMGLYKEHKVNPVSGCLPMILMIPFFFAFYGLLRVSIELRHAPFAGWIQDLSVHDPLFVLPILMGVSQVAIQKMTPQTTADPMQAKIMSFMPIMFTFILAWAPAGLVLYWFSNNLVSMGQQVLTNRYLQRRDTDGDSPQGSRKRKAKKKE from the coding sequence ATGGAAAAGCGCCTGCTTCTGTTCTTCGCACTAACGTTTCTCATCGTATCCCTCTGGTATCGAGTCTTCCCGCCAGATGTGCCGCGAGAGGTCGTGGGACCAGCGCCGGCCGTCGCGTCCGAGTCGCCGGTGGCGGACTTGGACTCGAGCGATCGTCCCGACGTTTCGAAATCCCAAGAAGGGGTGACGTCGGGGGATGTGGCGCCTGAGGTCTCCGCGAAGGTCGAGGAGAGTATCGTCGTCGAGACCGACGTGCTTCGACTCGAGTTCTCGAATCGGGGCGGTCATCTGGTGAGTGCGAGGCTTCGGCAGTACGAGGATGCCGAAGGGGAGCCTCACGAGCTCGTGGCCATCGAGGCCGCGGCAGAGAGCGGGCTGTATCCGCTCGACGTTCGGCTCGACGACTCGACTCGGACGGAGGCCGCACGCCGGGGCCTTTACCGTGTCGAAGGGCCGCGGAGAGTCGAGCTTCGCGGCAAGCAGAGTGCTGAGGTGAGCTTCGAGTGGGCCGACGGGAGGGGATTCAGGGTTCGGAAGGCGATTCGAGTTTCGGGCGATCGATACGATCTGGACGTGACGGTATCCGTTACCGAGCAAGGCGAGCCCCTGGCGAAGGAAGTGTTGTTTGGACCTGGCCTGGGCCGGCAAGCGAACCAGAGCCGTTACATGGACGTCGAAAAAGGCGTCGTGGCGTCGCGTGGGGAGGTGGCCCTGTTTGCCGCCGGAGATGTCGAGGAGGGAGAGGGGCGCGGCGTGAGCGTTTCCGCCGTGGGCGTTGCGTCGCACTACTTCGCGGCCCTGATGCTTCCGGACGACGATGGACTGTACGGGTCCCGACTGGAGAAGATGAACGTCCCGTTTAGTGAGGGCGCGGAGCGCACGGTAATCACGGCAGCCCTCGAGGCGCCGCGGGGTCCGGCCTCGTTCCAGCTTTTTCTCGGCCCGAAGAAGTTGGAGCTGCTCGAGGCGATGCGACCCGGACTGTCGGAGATTATCGAGTTTGGCTGGATGCGATACCCGGCGTTGTTGCTGCGCACCGCGTTGATGAAGATCCACGAGATCGTCGGGAACTACGGTTGGGCGATCGTGCTTCTTACCGTGGTCATCAACATCGTCCTGGTGCCACTCAAGCACTACAGCTTTGTGTCGATGCGACGGATGCAAAAGTTGGCGCCCCAAATCCAGCGCATTCGCGACCGGTACCGAAAAGTGAAGCCCACGGACCCCCGATATCAACAGATGAACCAGGAAATCATGGGTCTGTACAAGGAGCACAAGGTGAATCCGGTCTCCGGATGCCTTCCGATGATCCTGATGATCCCATTCTTTTTCGCCTTCTACGGTCTTTTGAGGGTGTCGATCGAGCTCCGCCACGCGCCGTTCGCGGGGTGGATTCAAGACCTGTCCGTGCACGATCCTTTGTTCGTCTTGCCTATTTTGATGGGCGTGAGCCAGGTGGCAATCCAGAAAATGACGCCGCAAACGACCGCGGACCCGATGCAAGCGAAGATCATGTCGTTCATGCCCATCATGTTCACGTTCATACTCGCTTGGGCTCCTGCCGGGCTGGTTCTCTATTGGTTCTCGAACAACCTCGTTTCCATGGGCCAGCAAGTTCTTACCAACCGCTATCTCCAGAGGCGGGATACCGACGGGGACTCGCCCCAAGGCTCGCGGAAGCGTAAGGCGAAGAAGAAGGAGTAG
- the yidD gene encoding membrane protein insertion efficiency factor YidD translates to MAGIRLYQVSLAWLFRGACRFYPSCSEYAVEAVGKHGAFRGARLASARLLRCHPFSPGGVDPVP, encoded by the coding sequence GTGGCGGGGATTCGGCTGTATCAAGTGAGCCTCGCTTGGTTGTTTCGAGGAGCGTGCCGATTCTATCCATCATGTTCCGAGTACGCTGTCGAGGCCGTGGGAAAACACGGAGCGTTTAGAGGTGCGCGACTCGCGTCGGCACGACTCCTGCGTTGCCACCCTTTCAGCCCCGGGGGTGTGGATCCCGTCCCCTGA